Proteins encoded together in one Oreochromis aureus strain Israel breed Guangdong linkage group 23, ZZ_aureus, whole genome shotgun sequence window:
- the LOC116328877 gene encoding histone demethylase UTY-like isoform X1 translates to MQSCGVSLAAAACAAARSLGSASSSGDEGKKMAAGKASETEEDFPTLTAEERDSLAGIDSSLFGFQKLHEDGARTKALLMKAVRCYDSLILKAEGKVDPELFCQLGHFNLLLEDYPKALSAYQRYYSLQSDYWKNAAFLYGLGMVYFHYNAFQWAIKAFQEVLYIDPGFSRAKEIHLRLGLMFKVNTDYESSLKHFQLALIDSNPCTLSKAEIQFHIAHLYEIQKKYRASKEAYESLLQTEDLPVQVKATTLQQLGWMHHTVEQLGDRASRDSYAIQCLQKSLEADPNSGQSWYFLGRCYSSIGKVQDAFMSYRQSIDKSEANADTWCSIGVLYQQQNQPMDALQAYICAVQLDHSHAAAWMDLGTLYESCNQPHDAIKCYINATRSKGCTNTAALTHRIKCLQAQLSNPQLSSLQSKSKMLPLIEEAWSLPIPAELTSRQGGLSSAPQQACKPNHSAEGGGSGQSLPPHVGSLGQADDQSCPAKRRKASGPAKGDSWASNPAQPVPNWYLSPQKLQMLEQLRSNRANLKPPQLQMLEQLEAQLAIMQQHQHQMRQSASGGQVRPSLPNGPTTNSLPSPNPSLHPMRPHLGPHRPPCPPQPLANGPVGSAPHGHSDPLPAGDSSNSSNSSSSNNNQPGPAPTGPNGDVPYLQPAGSGSAALLPHTCTNTQTQDAMPRQALHLNSSQGLQKGSVPHGSSSEGTLSHPETPNSTTLAHPNNQVGHSTNAPSPRPHNHLPSPPSLPHSSTSGGAGPSVSATKDGNATAASLGNGNSEVKTPSPLPSADGKAAQGDGLANHIHSDGGKVVEGGDKPSLSADNPRLSALLAGGKGPEESEGPSEGTASTASTTSDSHKKINNIHPAVLPSTPHAQGSSAASSPISAISTATPSPKSSEHTQTGGHSPAATAATAPAVNGNSKGGISEDSQSPLKAEPPAVTSLKATPPHGHSSSSSSSSSSISIYPSSTDVLKACRNLGKNGLSNSSILLDKCPPPRLPPPPSPALPKDKLNPPTPSIYLENKRDAFFPPLHQFCTNPSNPVTVIRGLAGALKLDLGLFSTKTLVEANPEHLVEVWTQLSQPADENWDPTGTKKMWRCESARSQTTIAKYAQYQAASFQESLREENEKKALKEPSDTEPASAESAARKRRGPLKYIKFGTNIDVSDERKWKQQLQELSKLPAFARVVSAGNLLSHVGHTIMGMNTVQLYMKVPGSRIPGHQEHNNFCAVNINIGPGDCEWFAVPEPYWGVMSNFCEKNNINFLMGSWWPNLEDLYEADVPVYRFIQRPGDLVWLNTGTVHWVQAIGWCNNIAWNVGPLTAHQYKLAVERYEWNKLQSVKSMVPMVHLSWNMARNIKVSDHKLFEMIKYCLLRTLKQCQWVKEALAAAGKETVLRPRTRDEPAHYCTICEVEVFNLLFVRRELLSKKQCVVHCQDCARKGSAALDDFVVLEQYRMEDLMQVYDQFTLAPPLHSSSS, encoded by the exons GCTGTTCGGTGCTACGATTCACTCATCCTTAAGGCCGAGGGCAAAGTGGACCCTGAGTTATTCTGCCAGCTGGGCCACTTCAACCTCCTCTTGGAGGATTATCCGAAAG CATTATCAGCATACCAGAGGTACTACAGTTTACAGTCAGACTACTGGAAG AATGCCGCCTTTCTGTATGGCCTCGGAATGGTCTACTTCCACTATAATGCCTTTCAGTG GGCGATCAAAGCATTCCAGGAGGTGCTGTACATTGACCCGGGGTTCTCCCGGGCTAAGGAGATCCACCTGCGCCTAGGTCTCATGTTCAAGGTCAACACAGACTACGAGTCAAGCCTAAAG CATTTTCAGCTGGCTTTGATTGACTCCAACCCCTGCACTTTGTCCAAAGCTGAAA ttcagTTCCACATTGCTCATCTGTATGAGATTCAG AAGAAATACCGGGCTTCCAAGGAGGCTTATGAGAGCCTTCTGCAGACAGAAGATCTTCCTGTGCAGGTGAAGGCCACTACCCTGCAGCAGTTAG GCTGGATGCATCACACGGTGGAGCAGCTCGGGGACAGAGCAAGCAGGGACAGCTATGCCATCCAGTGTCTGCAGAAGTCTCTGGAGGCCGACCCCAACTCTGGACAGTCCTGGTACTTCCTTGGCAG GTGCTACTCAAGTATTGGGAAAGTCCAGGATGCCTTCATGTCTTATCGGCAATCCATAGACAAATCAGAGGCCAATGCAGACACCTGGTGCTCAATAGG GGtgttgtatcagcagcagaaccaGCCCATGGACGCTCTGCAGGCGTACATCTGCGCCGTGCAGCTGGACCACAGCCACGCCGCTGCCTGGATGGACCTGGGCACGCTGTACGAGTCCTGCAACCAGCCGCACGACGCCATCAAGTGCTACATCAATGCCACTCGCAGCAAGGGCTGCACCAACACCGCTGCGCTAACCCACCGCATCAAATGCCTGCAG GCTCAGTTGAGTAACCCCCAGCTCAGTAGCCTacagagtaaaagtaaaatgctcccTCTTATTGAGGAGGCATGGAGTCTGCCAATCCCAGCTGAGCTAACCTCCAGGCAGGGAGGCCTGAGCAGTGCACCACAGCAG GCTTGCAAGCCCAATCACAGTGCAGAGGGCGGAGGCTCGGGTCAGTCTCTGCCTCCTCACGTGGGCTCGCTTGGCCAAGCGGACGACCAGTCCTGCCCAGCCAAGAGGAGGAAAGCCTCTGGTCCTGCCAAG GGTGATTCATGGGCCAGTAATCCAGCACAGCCAGTCCCCAACTGGTACCTCTCACCACAGAAATTACAG ATGTTGGAACAGTTACGGAGTAATCGGGCCAACTTGAAGCCGCCGCAGCTCCAGATGTTGGAGCAGCTGGAGGCTCAGCTCGCCATAATGCAGCAGCACCAGCACCAG ATGAGACAGAGCGCCTCAGGAGGTCAGGTGCGCCCATCTCTTCCCAACGGCCCCACTACCAactccctcccctcccccaaCCCCAGCCTGCACCCCATGCGGCCCCACCTGGGACCCCACCGGCCACCGTGTCCGCCTCAGCCACTGGCCAACGGGCCCGTGGGCTCCGCGCCGCACGGACACTCGGACCCGCTCCCCGCGGGTGACAGTAGTAAcagtagtaatagtagtagtagtaataataatcagCCAGGGCCCGCGCCCACAGGACCCAACGGAGACGTGCCTTACCTGCAACCTGCCGGCAGCGGCAGCGCAGCACTGCTACCTCACACCTGCACAAACACGCAAACACAGGACGCCATGCCGCGCCAGGCCCTGCACCTAAACTCCTCTCAG GGGCTTCAGAAGGGGTCTGTTCCACATGGCTCCAGCAGTGAGGGGACCCTCTCTCACCCCGAGACCCCCAACTCCACCACCCTCGCGCACCCCAACAATCAGGTTGGACATTCCACTAATGCCCCGTCGCCGCGGCCTCATAACCACCTCCCGTCCCCGCCCTCCCTCCCCCACTCCTCTACCTCAGGTGGAGCAGGACCCAGTGTGTCCGCTACCAAAGATGGCAACGCCACAGCCGCGTCCCTCGGCAACGGGAACTCTGAGGTCAAGACACCGTCGCCGCTGCCATCAGCTGATGGCAAAGCAGCGCAGGGGGACGGCCTAGCCAATCACATCCACTCGGATGGCGGCAAAGTGGTAGAAGGCGGCGACAAGCCGAGCCTTAGCGCAGACAATCCTAGGCTATCTGCCCTGCTGGCAGGGGGGAAGGGTCCAGAGGAGAGCGAGGGGCCGTCAGAAGGGACTGCATCCACAGCATCCACGACCTCGGATTCTCACAAGAAAATCAACAACATCCACCCGGCCGTCCTGCCCTCCACCCCCCATGCACAGGGCAGCTCAGCTGCCTCCTCACCCATCTCTGCCATATCCACCGCCACACCTTCGCCCAAATCCTCAGAGCACACCCAGACAGGTGGCCACAGTCCTGCCGCCACCGCGGCCACTGCACCCGCCGTCAACGGCAACAGCAAAGGAGGAATTTCCGAGGACTCCCAGAGCCCGCTGAAGGCTGAGCCGCCTGCCGTCACCAGTCTCAAAGCTACGCCTCCGCATGgacacagctcctcctcctcgtcatcGTCATCTTCGATATCCATCTACCCCAGCTCCACAGACGTGCTGAAGGCCTGCAG AAACCTGGGGAAGAACGGTCTGTCCAACAGCAGCATCCTCCTGGATAAGTGCCCCCCGCCACGCCTGCCACCTCCACCCTCACCAGCCCTGCCCAAAGACAAGCTCAACCCTCCCACACCTAGCATCTAC CTGGAGAACAAGAGAGATGCTTTCTTCCCCCCGCTGCACCAGTTCTGCACAAACCCCTCCAACCCCGTCACTGTCATTCGAGGACTGGCCGGAGCTCTCAAACTGG ACTTGGGTCTGTTTTCCACAAAGACGTTGGTCGAGGCCAATCCAGAGCACCTGGTGGAGGTCTGGACTCAGCTCTCCCAGCCCGCCGATGAGAACTGGGATCCGACCGGCACCAAGAAAATGTGGCGCTGTGAGAGCGCCCGCTCCCAAACCACCATCGCCAAATACGCCCAGTATCAGGCCGCCTCCTTCCAAGAGTCCCTGCGG GAGGAGAATGAAAAGAAGGCACTAAAGGAGCCCTCAGACACAGAGCCAGCGTCAGCAGAGAG TGCTGCCCGCAAAAGAAGGGGACCTTTGAAATACATCAAGTTTGGAACCAACATCGACGTGTCGGACGAACGGAA GTGGAAACAGCAGCTCCAGGAGCTCAGCAAACTCCCAGCCTTCGCTCGAGTGGTTTCTGCCGGCAACCTGCTCAGTCACGTGGGTCACACCATCATGGGTATGAACACAGTCCAGCTCTACATGAAGGTGCCTGGGAGCCGGATACCAG GTCATCAGGAACACAATAACTTCTGTGCCGTCAACATCAACATTGGACCAGGAGACTGTGAATGGTTTGCAGTACCGGAGCCCTACTGGGGAGTGATGAGCAACTTCTGTGAAAA GAACAACATCAACTTCCTGATGGGCTCGTGGTGGCCTAACCTGGAGGACCTGTACGAGGCCGACGTGCCCGTCTACCGCTTCATCCAGCGCCCGGGCGACTTGGTGTGGCTCAACACTGGCACAGTGCACTGGGTGCAGGCTATTGGCTGGTGCAATAACATCGCCTGGAACGTGGGACCTCTTACTG CCCACCAGTACAAGCTGGCTGTGGAGCGATACGAGTGGAATAAGCTCCAGAGCGTCAAGTCCATGGTTCCCATGGTGCACCTCTCCTGGAACATGGCGCGCAACATTAAAGTCTCCGACCACAAGCTGTTCGAGATGATCAA GTACTGCTTGCTGCGGACGTTGAAGCAGTGTCAGTGGGTGAAGGAAGCCTTGGCGGCAGCCGGCAAGGAAACGGTGCTGAGGCCGAGGACCAGGGACGAGCCGGCCCACTACTGCACCATCTGTGAG GTGGAAGTGTTCAACCTGCTGTTTGTGCGCCGCGAGCTCCTGTCCAAGAAGCAGTGCGTGGTCCACTGCCAGGATTGTGCCCGAAAAGGCAGCGCCGCACTGGACGACTTCGTGGTGCTGGAGCAGTACAGGATGGAGGACCTGATGCAGGTCTACGACCAGTTCACATTA
- the LOC116328877 gene encoding lysine-specific demethylase 6A-like isoform X2 — MQSCGVSLAAAACAAARSLGSASSSGDEGKKMAAGKASETEEDFPTLTAEERDSLAGIDSSLFGFQKLHEDGARTKALLMKAVRCYDSLILKAEGKVDPELFCQLGHFNLLLEDYPKALSAYQRYYSLQSDYWKNAAFLYGLGMVYFHYNAFQWAIKAFQEVLYIDPGFSRAKEIHLRLGLMFKVNTDYESSLKHFQLALIDSNPCTLSKAEIQFHIAHLYEIQKKYRASKEAYESLLQTEDLPVQVKATTLQQLGWMHHTVEQLGDRASRDSYAIQCLQKSLEADPNSGQSWYFLGRCYSSIGKVQDAFMSYRQSIDKSEANADTWCSIGVLYQQQNQPMDALQAYICAVQLDHSHAAAWMDLGTLYESCNQPHDAIKCYINATRSKGCTNTAALTHRIKCLQACKPNHSAEGGGSGQSLPPHVGSLGQADDQSCPAKRRKASGPAKGDSWASNPAQPVPNWYLSPQKLQMLEQLRSNRANLKPPQLQMLEQLEAQLAIMQQHQHQMRQSASGGQVRPSLPNGPTTNSLPSPNPSLHPMRPHLGPHRPPCPPQPLANGPVGSAPHGHSDPLPAGDSSNSSNSSSSNNNQPGPAPTGPNGDVPYLQPAGSGSAALLPHTCTNTQTQDAMPRQALHLNSSQGLQKGSVPHGSSSEGTLSHPETPNSTTLAHPNNQVGHSTNAPSPRPHNHLPSPPSLPHSSTSGGAGPSVSATKDGNATAASLGNGNSEVKTPSPLPSADGKAAQGDGLANHIHSDGGKVVEGGDKPSLSADNPRLSALLAGGKGPEESEGPSEGTASTASTTSDSHKKINNIHPAVLPSTPHAQGSSAASSPISAISTATPSPKSSEHTQTGGHSPAATAATAPAVNGNSKGGISEDSQSPLKAEPPAVTSLKATPPHGHSSSSSSSSSSISIYPSSTDVLKACRNLGKNGLSNSSILLDKCPPPRLPPPPSPALPKDKLNPPTPSIYLENKRDAFFPPLHQFCTNPSNPVTVIRGLAGALKLDLGLFSTKTLVEANPEHLVEVWTQLSQPADENWDPTGTKKMWRCESARSQTTIAKYAQYQAASFQESLREENEKKALKEPSDTEPASAESAARKRRGPLKYIKFGTNIDVSDERKWKQQLQELSKLPAFARVVSAGNLLSHVGHTIMGMNTVQLYMKVPGSRIPGHQEHNNFCAVNINIGPGDCEWFAVPEPYWGVMSNFCEKNNINFLMGSWWPNLEDLYEADVPVYRFIQRPGDLVWLNTGTVHWVQAIGWCNNIAWNVGPLTAHQYKLAVERYEWNKLQSVKSMVPMVHLSWNMARNIKVSDHKLFEMIKYCLLRTLKQCQWVKEALAAAGKETVLRPRTRDEPAHYCTICEVEVFNLLFVRRELLSKKQCVVHCQDCARKGSAALDDFVVLEQYRMEDLMQVYDQFTLAPPLHSSSS, encoded by the exons GCTGTTCGGTGCTACGATTCACTCATCCTTAAGGCCGAGGGCAAAGTGGACCCTGAGTTATTCTGCCAGCTGGGCCACTTCAACCTCCTCTTGGAGGATTATCCGAAAG CATTATCAGCATACCAGAGGTACTACAGTTTACAGTCAGACTACTGGAAG AATGCCGCCTTTCTGTATGGCCTCGGAATGGTCTACTTCCACTATAATGCCTTTCAGTG GGCGATCAAAGCATTCCAGGAGGTGCTGTACATTGACCCGGGGTTCTCCCGGGCTAAGGAGATCCACCTGCGCCTAGGTCTCATGTTCAAGGTCAACACAGACTACGAGTCAAGCCTAAAG CATTTTCAGCTGGCTTTGATTGACTCCAACCCCTGCACTTTGTCCAAAGCTGAAA ttcagTTCCACATTGCTCATCTGTATGAGATTCAG AAGAAATACCGGGCTTCCAAGGAGGCTTATGAGAGCCTTCTGCAGACAGAAGATCTTCCTGTGCAGGTGAAGGCCACTACCCTGCAGCAGTTAG GCTGGATGCATCACACGGTGGAGCAGCTCGGGGACAGAGCAAGCAGGGACAGCTATGCCATCCAGTGTCTGCAGAAGTCTCTGGAGGCCGACCCCAACTCTGGACAGTCCTGGTACTTCCTTGGCAG GTGCTACTCAAGTATTGGGAAAGTCCAGGATGCCTTCATGTCTTATCGGCAATCCATAGACAAATCAGAGGCCAATGCAGACACCTGGTGCTCAATAGG GGtgttgtatcagcagcagaaccaGCCCATGGACGCTCTGCAGGCGTACATCTGCGCCGTGCAGCTGGACCACAGCCACGCCGCTGCCTGGATGGACCTGGGCACGCTGTACGAGTCCTGCAACCAGCCGCACGACGCCATCAAGTGCTACATCAATGCCACTCGCAGCAAGGGCTGCACCAACACCGCTGCGCTAACCCACCGCATCAAATGCCTGCAG GCTTGCAAGCCCAATCACAGTGCAGAGGGCGGAGGCTCGGGTCAGTCTCTGCCTCCTCACGTGGGCTCGCTTGGCCAAGCGGACGACCAGTCCTGCCCAGCCAAGAGGAGGAAAGCCTCTGGTCCTGCCAAG GGTGATTCATGGGCCAGTAATCCAGCACAGCCAGTCCCCAACTGGTACCTCTCACCACAGAAATTACAG ATGTTGGAACAGTTACGGAGTAATCGGGCCAACTTGAAGCCGCCGCAGCTCCAGATGTTGGAGCAGCTGGAGGCTCAGCTCGCCATAATGCAGCAGCACCAGCACCAG ATGAGACAGAGCGCCTCAGGAGGTCAGGTGCGCCCATCTCTTCCCAACGGCCCCACTACCAactccctcccctcccccaaCCCCAGCCTGCACCCCATGCGGCCCCACCTGGGACCCCACCGGCCACCGTGTCCGCCTCAGCCACTGGCCAACGGGCCCGTGGGCTCCGCGCCGCACGGACACTCGGACCCGCTCCCCGCGGGTGACAGTAGTAAcagtagtaatagtagtagtagtaataataatcagCCAGGGCCCGCGCCCACAGGACCCAACGGAGACGTGCCTTACCTGCAACCTGCCGGCAGCGGCAGCGCAGCACTGCTACCTCACACCTGCACAAACACGCAAACACAGGACGCCATGCCGCGCCAGGCCCTGCACCTAAACTCCTCTCAG GGGCTTCAGAAGGGGTCTGTTCCACATGGCTCCAGCAGTGAGGGGACCCTCTCTCACCCCGAGACCCCCAACTCCACCACCCTCGCGCACCCCAACAATCAGGTTGGACATTCCACTAATGCCCCGTCGCCGCGGCCTCATAACCACCTCCCGTCCCCGCCCTCCCTCCCCCACTCCTCTACCTCAGGTGGAGCAGGACCCAGTGTGTCCGCTACCAAAGATGGCAACGCCACAGCCGCGTCCCTCGGCAACGGGAACTCTGAGGTCAAGACACCGTCGCCGCTGCCATCAGCTGATGGCAAAGCAGCGCAGGGGGACGGCCTAGCCAATCACATCCACTCGGATGGCGGCAAAGTGGTAGAAGGCGGCGACAAGCCGAGCCTTAGCGCAGACAATCCTAGGCTATCTGCCCTGCTGGCAGGGGGGAAGGGTCCAGAGGAGAGCGAGGGGCCGTCAGAAGGGACTGCATCCACAGCATCCACGACCTCGGATTCTCACAAGAAAATCAACAACATCCACCCGGCCGTCCTGCCCTCCACCCCCCATGCACAGGGCAGCTCAGCTGCCTCCTCACCCATCTCTGCCATATCCACCGCCACACCTTCGCCCAAATCCTCAGAGCACACCCAGACAGGTGGCCACAGTCCTGCCGCCACCGCGGCCACTGCACCCGCCGTCAACGGCAACAGCAAAGGAGGAATTTCCGAGGACTCCCAGAGCCCGCTGAAGGCTGAGCCGCCTGCCGTCACCAGTCTCAAAGCTACGCCTCCGCATGgacacagctcctcctcctcgtcatcGTCATCTTCGATATCCATCTACCCCAGCTCCACAGACGTGCTGAAGGCCTGCAG AAACCTGGGGAAGAACGGTCTGTCCAACAGCAGCATCCTCCTGGATAAGTGCCCCCCGCCACGCCTGCCACCTCCACCCTCACCAGCCCTGCCCAAAGACAAGCTCAACCCTCCCACACCTAGCATCTAC CTGGAGAACAAGAGAGATGCTTTCTTCCCCCCGCTGCACCAGTTCTGCACAAACCCCTCCAACCCCGTCACTGTCATTCGAGGACTGGCCGGAGCTCTCAAACTGG ACTTGGGTCTGTTTTCCACAAAGACGTTGGTCGAGGCCAATCCAGAGCACCTGGTGGAGGTCTGGACTCAGCTCTCCCAGCCCGCCGATGAGAACTGGGATCCGACCGGCACCAAGAAAATGTGGCGCTGTGAGAGCGCCCGCTCCCAAACCACCATCGCCAAATACGCCCAGTATCAGGCCGCCTCCTTCCAAGAGTCCCTGCGG GAGGAGAATGAAAAGAAGGCACTAAAGGAGCCCTCAGACACAGAGCCAGCGTCAGCAGAGAG TGCTGCCCGCAAAAGAAGGGGACCTTTGAAATACATCAAGTTTGGAACCAACATCGACGTGTCGGACGAACGGAA GTGGAAACAGCAGCTCCAGGAGCTCAGCAAACTCCCAGCCTTCGCTCGAGTGGTTTCTGCCGGCAACCTGCTCAGTCACGTGGGTCACACCATCATGGGTATGAACACAGTCCAGCTCTACATGAAGGTGCCTGGGAGCCGGATACCAG GTCATCAGGAACACAATAACTTCTGTGCCGTCAACATCAACATTGGACCAGGAGACTGTGAATGGTTTGCAGTACCGGAGCCCTACTGGGGAGTGATGAGCAACTTCTGTGAAAA GAACAACATCAACTTCCTGATGGGCTCGTGGTGGCCTAACCTGGAGGACCTGTACGAGGCCGACGTGCCCGTCTACCGCTTCATCCAGCGCCCGGGCGACTTGGTGTGGCTCAACACTGGCACAGTGCACTGGGTGCAGGCTATTGGCTGGTGCAATAACATCGCCTGGAACGTGGGACCTCTTACTG CCCACCAGTACAAGCTGGCTGTGGAGCGATACGAGTGGAATAAGCTCCAGAGCGTCAAGTCCATGGTTCCCATGGTGCACCTCTCCTGGAACATGGCGCGCAACATTAAAGTCTCCGACCACAAGCTGTTCGAGATGATCAA GTACTGCTTGCTGCGGACGTTGAAGCAGTGTCAGTGGGTGAAGGAAGCCTTGGCGGCAGCCGGCAAGGAAACGGTGCTGAGGCCGAGGACCAGGGACGAGCCGGCCCACTACTGCACCATCTGTGAG GTGGAAGTGTTCAACCTGCTGTTTGTGCGCCGCGAGCTCCTGTCCAAGAAGCAGTGCGTGGTCCACTGCCAGGATTGTGCCCGAAAAGGCAGCGCCGCACTGGACGACTTCGTGGTGCTGGAGCAGTACAGGATGGAGGACCTGATGCAGGTCTACGACCAGTTCACATTA